A section of the Vicinamibacterales bacterium genome encodes:
- a CDS encoding succinate dehydrogenase cytochrome b subunit, translating to MTPLKAFSSSIGSKFLIAFTGLSLFVFLIAHLAGNLLFIAGPDAFNHYSHSLISNPLILGAEAGLVAIFALHIFKTVGMVVANRGARPERYATHKWAKGKNDRSRKSLSSTTMILTGTITLLFVVTHLITFKYGPYYETAEGIRDLYRLQLAVFSDPTYVAFYLVCMSVIGFHLWHGISSAAQSFGVDSPQWTPRIVWTGRLLTAVITAGFALLPVFTFVVGRN from the coding sequence ATGACACCGCTGAAAGCGTTTTCCTCATCCATCGGCTCCAAGTTCCTCATCGCGTTCACCGGGCTATCTCTGTTCGTCTTCCTGATTGCCCACCTGGCGGGCAACCTGCTGTTCATCGCCGGACCGGACGCGTTCAATCACTACTCGCACTCGCTGATCAGCAACCCGCTGATTCTCGGCGCCGAAGCCGGCCTGGTGGCCATCTTCGCGCTCCACATCTTCAAGACGGTCGGGATGGTCGTGGCCAACCGCGGCGCCCGGCCCGAGCGGTACGCGACGCACAAGTGGGCCAAGGGCAAGAACGACCGCAGCCGCAAGAGCCTGTCGTCCACCACGATGATCCTGACCGGGACGATCACGCTCTTGTTCGTCGTGACGCACCTGATCACCTTCAAGTACGGGCCCTATTACGAGACCGCGGAAGGCATTCGCGACCTGTATCGGCTGCAACTGGCGGTGTTTAGCGATCCGACCTACGTCGCCTTCTATCTGGTGTGCATGAGCGTGATTGGCTTTCACCTCTGGCACGGCATTTCGAGCGCCGCGCAGTCGTTCGGCGTGGACAGCCCGCAGTGGACGCCGCGTATTGTCTGGACCGGCCGGCTGCTGACCGCCGTGATTACCGCGGGCTTCGCCCTGCTGCCGGTGTTTACCTTCGTCGTGGGGCGTAACTGA
- a CDS encoding fumarate reductase/succinate dehydrogenase flavoprotein subunit, with amino-acid sequence MTLDSRTPSGPIGDKWDRRKFENKLVNPANRRKFQVIVVGTGLAGASAAASLGELGYPVKVFGIHDSPRRAHSIAAQGGINAAKNYRNDGDSAYRLFYDTIKGGDYRAREANVYRLAQMSVNIIDQCVAQGVPFAREYGGLLDNRSFGGAQVSRTFYARGQTGQQLLLGAYQSMMRQVDAGTVSLFQRREMLDLVVVNGQARGIVCRNLVTGELESHEADAVLLCTGGYGNVFYLSTNAVNSNVTAAWRAHKRGAFFANPCFTQIHPTCIPVSGDHQSKLTLMSESLRNDGRVWVPKKQGDKRPPAQIPDSERDYYLERRYPAFGNLVPRDVASRAAKAVCDDGHGAGDSGLSVYLDFADAIKRHGVDTIKARYGNLFDMYARITDENPYEAPMRIYPAVHYAMGGLWVDYNLMSTVPGLFVLGEANFSDHGANRLGASALMQGLADGYFVAPYTVANYLGGTSLPPVPASHDAFGAAKAEAQGRIDRVLQVKGKRTVREFHRSLGAICWDHVGMARTEAGLAEAIVQIRRLREEFWQDVAVSGEVSNLNPGLDYAGRVADYMEFAEVLALDALERRESCGGHFREEYQTPDGEALRKDDEYSYVAAWEFKGVGTRPELHKEALVFEEVHPTQRSYK; translated from the coding sequence ATGACTCTCGATTCACGAACGCCCAGCGGCCCGATTGGCGACAAGTGGGACCGGCGCAAGTTCGAAAACAAGCTGGTGAACCCCGCCAACCGGCGGAAGTTCCAGGTCATCGTGGTGGGCACCGGCCTGGCCGGCGCCTCGGCGGCCGCCTCGCTGGGTGAGCTCGGCTACCCGGTGAAAGTGTTCGGCATTCACGACAGCCCCCGCCGCGCGCACAGCATTGCCGCGCAGGGCGGCATCAACGCGGCGAAGAACTATCGCAACGACGGCGACAGCGCCTACCGCCTGTTCTACGACACCATCAAGGGCGGCGACTATCGCGCCCGCGAAGCCAACGTCTATCGCCTCGCCCAGATGTCGGTGAACATCATCGACCAGTGCGTGGCGCAGGGCGTGCCCTTCGCGCGCGAGTACGGCGGGCTGCTGGACAACCGCTCGTTCGGCGGCGCGCAGGTGTCGCGCACGTTCTACGCCCGCGGCCAGACCGGCCAGCAACTCCTGCTGGGCGCCTACCAGTCGATGATGCGGCAGGTGGACGCCGGCACGGTCTCCCTGTTCCAGCGGCGCGAGATGCTCGACCTGGTGGTCGTCAACGGCCAGGCCCGGGGCATCGTCTGCCGCAACCTGGTCACCGGCGAGCTCGAGTCGCACGAGGCCGACGCCGTGCTGCTCTGCACGGGCGGCTATGGCAACGTGTTCTACCTGTCGACCAACGCCGTGAACTCGAACGTCACTGCGGCCTGGCGCGCCCACAAGCGCGGCGCCTTTTTCGCCAACCCGTGCTTCACGCAGATTCACCCGACCTGCATCCCGGTGAGCGGCGATCATCAGTCGAAGCTCACCCTGATGTCGGAGAGCCTGCGCAACGACGGCCGGGTCTGGGTGCCGAAGAAGCAGGGCGACAAGCGCCCGCCGGCGCAGATTCCCGACTCGGAACGCGACTACTACCTGGAACGGCGCTACCCCGCCTTCGGCAACCTCGTGCCGCGCGACGTCGCATCGCGGGCCGCCAAGGCCGTGTGCGACGACGGCCACGGCGCCGGCGACTCGGGCCTGTCGGTCTACCTCGACTTCGCCGACGCCATCAAGCGCCACGGCGTTGACACCATCAAGGCGCGCTACGGCAACCTGTTCGACATGTACGCCCGGATTACGGACGAGAACCCGTATGAGGCGCCCATGCGCATCTACCCCGCCGTGCACTACGCGATGGGCGGCCTGTGGGTGGACTACAACCTGATGTCCACCGTGCCGGGCCTGTTCGTGCTGGGCGAAGCGAACTTCTCCGACCACGGCGCCAACCGGCTGGGCGCCAGCGCCCTGATGCAGGGCCTGGCCGACGGCTATTTCGTCGCGCCCTACACCGTGGCCAACTACCTGGGCGGGACGAGCCTGCCTCCCGTGCCGGCCTCGCACGACGCGTTCGGCGCCGCCAAGGCCGAGGCGCAGGGGCGCATCGACCGCGTGCTGCAGGTCAAGGGCAAGCGCACGGTGCGCGAGTTCCACCGCTCCCTTGGCGCCATCTGCTGGGATCACGTCGGCATGGCGCGCACCGAAGCCGGGCTGGCCGAAGCCATCGTGCAGATTCGCCGCCTCCGCGAGGAGTTCTGGCAGGACGTCGCCGTGTCCGGCGAGGTCAGCAACCTGAACCCGGGTCTCGACTACGCCGGCCGGGTGGCCGACTACATGGAATTTGCCGAGGTGCTGGCCCTCGACGCGCTCGAGCGGCGCGAGTCGTGCGGCGGGCACTTCCGCGAGGAATACCAGACCCCCGACGGCGAGGCGCTTCGAAAAGACGACGAGTATTCGTACGTGGCGGCGTGGGAATTCAAGGGCGTGGGGACGCGACCGGAGCTGCACAAGGAAGCCCTGGTCTTCGAGGAAGTCCACCCGACGCAGCGGAGCTACAAGTGA
- a CDS encoding succinate dehydrogenase/fumarate reductase iron-sulfur subunit has product MTVKLKVWRQPGPGQPGKLVDYVAGNIHPDMSFLEMLDVVNEDLIRKGQDPIAFDSDCREGICGSCGLVIDGIPHGPDKGATTCQVHMRRFRNGETITIEPFRAKAFPVLKDLVVDRAAFDRIIAAGGYVSMNAGGAPEANNLPIAKDIADRAMDSAQCIGCGACVAACKNAAAHLFTSAKITHLGLLPQGEPERDRRVVRMVAQMDDEGFGSCSNEGECEAVCPKEIPISNIARMNRDFLRAMVK; this is encoded by the coding sequence ATGACGGTGAAATTGAAAGTGTGGCGCCAGCCCGGACCGGGGCAACCCGGGAAGCTGGTGGACTACGTGGCCGGCAACATCCACCCCGACATGTCGTTTCTCGAGATGCTGGACGTGGTCAACGAAGACCTGATTCGCAAGGGCCAGGACCCGATTGCGTTCGACTCGGACTGCCGCGAGGGCATCTGCGGCAGCTGCGGGCTGGTCATCGACGGAATCCCGCACGGGCCCGACAAGGGCGCCACCACCTGCCAGGTGCACATGCGGCGGTTCCGTAACGGCGAGACCATCACCATTGAGCCGTTCCGGGCCAAGGCCTTCCCCGTGCTCAAGGACCTGGTCGTGGACCGTGCGGCGTTCGACCGCATCATCGCCGCGGGCGGTTACGTGTCGATGAACGCCGGCGGCGCACCCGAGGCCAACAACCTGCCCATCGCCAAGGACATCGCTGACCGGGCCATGGATTCCGCCCAGTGCATCGGCTGCGGCGCCTGCGTCGCGGCCTGCAAGAACGCCGCCGCTCACCTGTTCACCTCCGCCAAGATCACGCACCTCGGCCTGTTGCCGCAGGGCGAGCCCGAACGCGACCGCCGCGTGGTCCGCATGGTGGCGCAGATGGATGACGAAGGGTTCGGGAGCTGTTCGAACGAAGGGGAATGCGAAGCGGTGTGCCCGAAGGAAATCCCGATCTCCAATATTGCGCGGATGAACCGGGACTTCCTTCGAGCGATGGTGAAATAA
- the mdh gene encoding malate dehydrogenase, whose translation MNRKVTVVGGAGNVGATVARCIAQKELADVVVIDIAETKAAGVALDIYESCPIEGSASRVVGVGTKDFAESANSDVVVITSGMPRKPGMSRDDLLKVNYEIMQNVTAEVVKYSPNCIIVPVANPLDAMSQAVYKLSKFPRERVIGMAGVLDSARMSTFIAMELGVSVENVSSFVLGGHGDTMVPLPRFTTVAGIPITELLPADRIAAICERTANGGAEITKLVGTSAWYAPGASAALMVEAILKDQKKIMPCSVYLQGEYGIHDLFVGVPVKLGAKGVEQIIQIKLTAEEQAAFNKSAGAVKELVDVIGV comes from the coding sequence ATGAATCGGAAAGTTACGGTCGTTGGTGGTGCGGGAAATGTCGGCGCAACCGTCGCGCGTTGCATCGCGCAGAAAGAGCTCGCTGATGTCGTGGTCATCGACATCGCCGAGACCAAGGCGGCGGGCGTGGCCCTCGACATTTACGAATCGTGCCCGATCGAAGGATCAGCCTCGCGCGTCGTCGGTGTTGGCACGAAAGATTTCGCGGAGAGCGCCAACTCCGACGTGGTCGTGATTACGTCGGGCATGCCGCGCAAGCCTGGCATGAGCCGTGACGACCTGCTGAAGGTCAACTACGAAATCATGCAGAACGTGACGGCGGAAGTCGTCAAGTACTCGCCGAACTGCATCATCGTGCCGGTGGCCAACCCGCTGGACGCGATGTCGCAGGCCGTCTACAAGCTGAGCAAGTTCCCCCGCGAGCGCGTGATCGGCATGGCCGGCGTGCTCGACTCGGCTCGCATGAGCACGTTCATCGCCATGGAACTCGGGGTTTCGGTGGAGAACGTCTCGTCCTTCGTGCTCGGCGGACACGGTGACACCATGGTGCCCCTGCCGCGTTTCACCACGGTCGCCGGCATTCCGATCACGGAATTGTTGCCGGCCGACAGAATTGCCGCGATTTGCGAGCGCACCGCCAACGGCGGCGCCGAAATCACGAAACTGGTCGGCACCAGCGCCTGGTACGCGCCCGGCGCGTCCGCGGCCCTCATGGTCGAGGCGATCCTGAAGGATCAGAAGAAGATCATGCCGTGCTCGGTCTACCTGCAGGGCGAGTACGGGATCCACGACCTGTTCGTGGGCGTGCCGGTGAAGCTGGGCGCCAAGGGCGTGGAACAGATCATCCAGATCAAGCTCACCGCCGAAGAGCAGGCCGCCTTCAACAAGTCAGCCGGTGCCGTAAAGGAACTCGTGGATGTGATCGGCGTCTAG